The Lentisphaera araneosa HTCC2155 DNA window CACCTGAGGGCATAGAAATAACGCCTTCAAGGTTTTGTTTTTCGACAAGCTGTTCACGAATTTGTTTATGCGCTTTAGACGAACCAAAGAGAACGCCATCGGGAACGATCACTGCACAGCGTCCACCGAGCTTGAGCGAGCGGATCATGAGGGCGAGAAAGAGTAGTTCAGTCTTTTTGGTTTTGCACATGGCGAGCAGCGACTTGGAGCAGGCTTCAAAATCCAATGCTCCTTTAAAGGGAGGGTTAGCGAGAATGAGTGAGTAACTATTTTCATCTTTATTTTCTTCACCGAGTGAATCGCGGCGATCGATATTGGGGTTCTCAACTCCGTGCAGCATCATGTTCATCGCGCCAATACGCAGCATAGTGGAGTCCATGTCGTGTCCGTAGAACATCTCATTATTGAAGTGATGATTAAGCGCGCCATCAGTAAAAATTTCTTTGTGATTATTACGCAGGTAATTATTAGCTGAAACCAAGAAGCCACAACTGCCCGAAGCGGGATCAATTATTGTATCCTGAGGTGTAGGACGCATGAGATCAACCATGAGATCAATAATGTGTCGGGGCGTACGGAACTGCCCGAGTGTGCCTGAGGTAGCAATCTTGGATAGCAAGTATTCGTAGATATCGCCTTTGGTGTCGCGATCCTGCATGGGGATTTCATCGAGCATTTCCACCACGCGCTGAAGCATCTTGGGAGATTGAACCTGAAAGAGTGCATCGGTCATGTAGCGTGAGAACGCCGAATCATTATCGCCATGTAGATTTTTAATGAACTGAAAAATACCGGGATTAGAGTCGTCTACTCGCGTAAATAAAGAAAACATTTGTTGCGCTTCGAGTTCTTTGAAAGCGCTCCAACGTAGCTCACGCTGATCATCAGAATATACCGGTGCATCTACGGGTAAGTCCAACATGGACGCCGTGGCTTCCTTGGTGGATTGCAGCTCATCCAAGCCTTTTATAAAGAGTAAGTACGTTAGCTGCTCCACAACCGTGAGTGGATTGCTGAGTCCGCCTTCCCAAAACACATCCCAAATACGATCAATCTTATTTTTTATCTCACCCGTAATCATAACACTTCCCGTAAAATTATTAATTCTTTAGATGGGAGGGAGCCGAACAAAACTCTTATCATAAACACAGGGGTAAACCATATGCTCGTACGACAGAACCTCCCGCCGATTTATTTTTACGCTAAGGTACTGGACAGTTACCTGAAATCAATAGGAGTGCTCTTCAGTTCAGCAGAGTTAAAACGAACTCACGTGTATGCGCTGTGAACTCCGTAGTCCTTGAACAAGCAAGTGTTTTTTAATCCCACGCCTGCGAACCCATGAGGTTTATTTTTGAGCACAGGCCTTAAGGCTTCTTTCAAGTTGTGCTTCCATGCGGGCATCGTCATCGAGATTCAGGCTTTTTTGTAAATCGATTAAAGTTTCATTTAAACGGGGATCTGCTATAAGTTCGGCAGCTTCAAGGCTGAGAATCCCAACCGAGTCCAATTGCCATTCCTCTAGCAAGGCACTCACAACTCTTTCATCACCTCGTTCAGCCAAACCGACCAAGGCTTCACCACGCGCCTCATCATGAGGTTCATCTAAGGCCTCGAATAAAGCCTGACGAATCTCAGGTGTATCGGTTTCAATTTGTGAGCCCAAGCCAAAGATGGCCCAATTGCGAATATCTTCATCGGAATCTTTGCTCAATGTGATGAGAGCGGCAATCGCACCCGGATCTTCATATCTGCTTAGTCCATGTACCACGCCATAGCGTACGTCCTCGCTTTCATGATCCACAAGTTTTAGGAGGTCAGGTATGGCACGAGCATCATGTCGGTGACCGAGTCCGACTGTAGCACAATAGAGAACTTCAGTGTTCTCATCTGACAAGAGCGACAACAGCACATCTACGGTTTCTTTATAAAATGCCTTTTTCTCCCAGTCGAGCTGAGCGAGTACATCTGCACCTGTGGCGCGATCCCAGCGGTCTTCACTTTGGCAATATTCGAGTCCCAGGTCAAACTCCTCTTGGCTGCTACGGTAATGAACCGTAGCCAAGCTCGTAGAAGAATCATCATCCTCAATCTCGGAGCGGTATAGCTGTATAATTTCACGACTTGATCGTGGGTCAGATTTATACTTTTCATTAAATTGACTCATTCAGCTTTTTCCTTGAGCGCATCCGCTTGTATCTGATTATTAAGTTCCGTTATTCGTTTTTTGTATTTCTTCAGCTTAGGTTCCAATCGAGATATTTCACGCTGCAGGTACAAAACTTCACGTTCCAGAGGCTTAAACAGAAGCTCATTTTCTTCGGTCAACAGTATTATCTCTGTTTTTGCGTTTTGGATATGATTTTTAAATATGGCTATTTGTTGATCACGGATTTCTTTAGCCTTATTATCAATTGAGTCATTGTCTAAAATTTCTTTCAGGCCTTGCTCATAATTAGCCAGCTTCTTCTCCCAGTCCTTTATTTGCCCACTAGGCCACGGAGTATTATTAGAAACTTGCTGCTCTGCTACGAGATTGTCGAAGGGACTTAAAACATCGATAACTACTTCACCCAATAATGCCCGCCTTGATTCCCCTCCGTATTTGCTAAGACCAAGACTTTCCGAATACACCGATAATTTGTGCGAACGCCGGTCTTCCCAAAAATGCCGATGCTGAAGATCGCCTAGGTTAGTTCTAGCGATATTTAAAAAGACCTTTTCACCAATTTCAATGACATACTCACCATCGCAGATATGATCTGACCAACCTATAGTTACTGATCGTTTCCTTGCCTCCTTTAATTCAGTTTCCAGGTCTTCGAGAATTTCAGCTGACACTTCCTGCTCTTGCGCCCATGTATCATCTGTCATCTTGATTTTTAAGTCATCACGATGCTTGAGTTCATGCTTGAGGTGCTCAACTTCAATTTTTAAGCGCAGTTCACGTAGCTGAATGGCAAAATCCAAATCAAAACCTGCAAATCTCCTCTCATAACTCTCCGTTATACAAAGTGATAAATGGAATGAATAATCATCGTATTGCTCATATTTATTGATCGAATCGACGCACGAAACCTGCTTCATTAGTTTTTCTGATTTATATAGTAAACACCGTAGCTGTTCGGAAAAGTCTTCTCGTATCTTAGCTTCCTTTTCAGTATAATCTTGATTTTTTTTGGCCTGCGCCAGCTCCTCCGCAGTTAGAATTTCGATAACATGCTGACCAGTTCGAGCACGATACGAATCGAATGAAGCACGCTTGTGAAAGATTTTATTCAGCGCCTTAAGTTTTTTTTCTCGATCCATAGAGGATGTGCCTCTACCTGAAACGATAAATTGTTTACCCGCAATCGAAACGATATGGTCATAGATTTTACAGATATGTTGCCCCCATGCAGGATCAATTTCCAATTCTTTCTTTGCTCTACCCATGATTTTTCTTCCCGTGTTTTTTTAAGAAATAAACATGATGAAACTCGAAACCAAAAATGTAGCTCATGCCAAGTCACATATATATCACTCCTATGAACTAACTATTTAGTTATGCGGCCTCTCACGCTTTTGGGCGTAAGAAGCTTTTATTTAAACAACAGGAGTAAGATATGATTCAATTTAAGTACAATGAACTGCAACAAATTAAAACCAATTTTGCTCGAGTACTCAGCAAGAGTAGTAACAAATTTCTCAGTCAGGTTTGTGTCGAAATTTTTGCTAAGGGCTTTCAACTCACGGCAACTAATCTGAGTGAAACGCTTGTGTACCGTTCTAAAGAACAGGGGGGTACGCCGAGTGAATTTCTCATTAGCCCCGAGACACTCAAAAGAATCGTTGCGGGCATGAAACGTGGCGACTCAGTGGTGCTTCGTTATGAAGAAGAAAAACTTCAAGTGAAATTCTCTAATGGGATGAGTTTAAGCTATCTCACGATTGATTCAGTCAATTACCCCGAAACATTAAGTGAACTCAAATCAACTGAGGGCTTAGATGCAAGTGATTTAATTGTTAATTACCGTCGTGCATACAACACAGCATCGACTGATCCGGCTAAAGATGTGCTCAATAGCATTTTCTTTGACTCGGAGGCACATAAGCTTGTGGCTACTGATGGTCGGCGCTTATTAAATATTAAAACTGAATTACAAGTTAAGCAAGATACCCTCATTCCTCTAACGAAGGTGTTGAAAGTCTCTAAGATTTTCGAAGAGGAGAGTTTAATCAAAGTGGATCATAAAACGATTCAGATTGCGAACTCATCCTGGTTGTATCAGTGTCAGCAAGTTGAGGGGGGGTATCCAAACTGGCGAACGGTCGTTCCCGAGAGCTACGAATCGACAATTGACTTAAGTGGCTGCGAATTGGCTTTCTTTTGCGACACTATTCGTCAGCTTCAGTCTGATAAAGGTGAGCATAGTCTACATTGGCATGACAATAAATTAATCTTTGCGGTGAACGATGAAAGTGGTCAACGCGCCGCAAGTATTGTTGGTGCTCAAAGTAATGACTCACCCAAGTCTTTTGCAGTCGATCCAAACTTCTTATTAGATGCATTAATTGCAGCTCATGGAGACGTCCAAATTCATCTTACCGATGCTAGTTCTCCGATCTGTATAAGTTCATCCAATACCCAAAGTGTAATCATGCCGAAGCGTGGATCCGACTTCAAAGTTATTAAGGCGCACATTCAAGAAAAGTATGGCGCGCCAAAAGCTAAAGAAACTTCAACAAAAACAATTCAACAAAAGGAAAATCCCATTATGAATGAAAACACAGAAGTAAGTGCTATTGAAGAGATTAATCAAACGATTGAACATCTCCTAGAAATCCAGGCTGAGGCTAAGTCCAAGGCTGATGAAGCGCACAAGTTGATCCGTGACTCTCAAGCCGGATTAAAATCATTGGCGCGCCAGCTCAAAGCCTATGAGAAAGATACTCTAAAGAAACTCAAGGAGTATCAGCAAACTCAGGTCCTGATTAGTAAACTGCAAAAAGTAGCCGCTTAGGTATTTGCCAAAGCATTCAATTAATCAGTATCAACTAAGCCGGTAGGATCATCACGATCCTATCGGCTTTTTATTTAAAAAAGGAAAAATCATTATGTTAAAGATCAATATCAGTTTTAGTAAAAAGGTCCCAGGCCAAGAACAATATAGCTCTAACTCGTTTTATGGCAGTCTTGAAAAAGACATCCCTGAAAACCTAAGTAATCATGAAGTTCAACAAGCCTTTCGTGATGCTTATGAATTACTTGAAAATACGGTTGAACAGGAAATTGCGCATTATGCTAATAAGCAAAATATCCCGCTTAAACACCCTGTAGCTCCACAAGTTAACTCAACACTAGCGACACAAAATGCAAAATCAGGGCGTCAGTACTCAGGAGTCCAAAATACCCCGTCACAAATATCTCAAAAGCAAGCAACGTTTTTAAATCGTCTTGGTGCCGAGCGTGGATTAAGTCAAGAACAAGTCGATGCTATGGCCTTGAATCAATTCGGTGTCGAATCCATTTGGAAGATCTCTAAGAAGCAGGCGTCACAGCTCATTGAACAGCTACAGAATCAGAGGGCTGCTTAATGAATACTGAACTTAACTTTGCTGAATTGCGCAAGGATCCCCACTGGAGTTTTTCCGCACTGAATTCGATCCTCAATATTTGTTCGATGCAGTATGCTTTTGGTCGTATCTATAAGGAGATACCAGAGTTCGTGCCGATGAATTTAGTGTTCGGCAAAGCTTTTCATCGAGGAGCAAGTTATCTCTATAATCTGCATAAAGATATGCAAGAACCCGAGGAGAATGAGTTGAATGACTTTTTCGCTCACGCTCTTCAGACTGAGGTTAATGACTCGCGCTTTGATGTGCCTCTTGCCGAAGGTAAGGAAATCGATGATTATATATTGAAGGGTCAGGAGATGCTCCAGGCCTTAGCCGAGAATCTTGATCCCGATGATGAAGTTGTCGATACTGATGTTCCCTTTAGGGTCAATCTGCCTGGTTCAAAACCACTCATCGGTGAGTTTGATGCCGTGGTGGAGAACAAGGGACGTATTATTATTGTGGACTTTAAGACTTCCGCCTCCAAATGGCCTGCGATTAAATGCCATAAAGACCTTCAAGCGACGGCTTACTTGTACGCTTTGCGCCAGGGGATAGATAGTCGTGAATCGCTCTTTAGATACGACGTTATCACCAAGGCTAAGACTCCGACTGTAACACGCTACATGACCAATCGTACTCAAACGGATTTTAATCGTTTCATCCAGTTGGTGCATATGGCAGATAGAGTCGTTGAGCAAGAGATGTACTACCCACATGAAACTAGCTTTGCTTGTGGCGGATGTCAGTACTCTGGAGCTTGTACTTCTTGGCAGACTTGTCAGGCGGGAAAAGCTCAGCAAGTGGCATGAGTATTTATCAAAAAAAATAAGGACGATCAGATGAATATCCAAAATTTGTTATTACCCATGAACAAGAAGCTCAATGAAATTCTAGCGGCGATTATTATTGACAATGATCTCGGGCGAACAGCTTTTACGCTGAATTTTCGCGACCCAAGCTATTCCGCTGACTCGGGTGGGTTCCACACAGTAGAATTACGTGTGAATGAACAAGAACTTATTCAGTACATCACTGATTTTGCATATGTTGGCCACGGTCCATACGCTGAACTTGTGAAAGAAATTGACTTCGGTTTTCAACACAAGAGATTTACTCACATCGGACGTAATTACCCCATCGCTCATGGAGCGGAACTCTTCAAGATTTGGCAAAAGAATTTTGTAGCTTATTACAATATGGGGATTTATGACCTTGAGGTCAATTCAAGCTAATTCCAAAGAACATATTCTCTAACCAAGCCCGGACAGTTAAACGCTGCCCGGGTTTTTATTATTAACCCACAAACAAATGGAGGTGCGCCATGCGTATCACTGCCAATACCCTAAATAAGCAAGTTCTTCAAATGGAGCTGCCATTTCAAAGTTTTATCAATGGTGCGCTTACAAGCCACCTCGTGAATGAAGAAATAGATCCTATTGAATTGCTTTATAATGAACTACCCGCAACTGAATGCTTACAAGTCATGGAAGATGATCAACTCTGCTATGAGTTGGAAGCGGCTTGCTTAAGAGCCAGTAGCTATCAATGCAAGGATGAAAAATTAGATTATTTAACGCCTATAAAAATTAAGCTTAATCAGCAAGATGTGGCTCAGTGTAAACAATTGCTTTTTCCCTTACATGGCATGCGCCTAATACATTCTCCTGATAAACCGAGGAGTGCCTAATGCAGCCAGAACTGATTAAGTTCCCCGTAAAGGAACACTGGGCTTATGAGGTAAAAGCTGTTCGTCAGCCTGTACCAGGTCTAAAACCTGTTCAGGCGAATCAACCAGAGGCCGTGTTTGATTTTCTCAAAACGATTGGGGTCGCGGATGAAGCGCAAGAAGTTTTTATCGTCCTTGTTTTAAATACTAAGAACTTCATTACTGGCTACTGCGAAGTGAGTCGTGGCTTAGTTGACCGCACGCACGTAGCCTGTCGAGAGGTGTTTCGTCCAGCTTTGATTAACGGCGCGAGTAAAATAATCGTGGTTCATAATCACCCCTCGGGAGTCCTTACTCCATCTCATCAGGATCGAACAATAACTAATAACTTACAAGAGGCTGGCGAACTGCTCGGCGTTGAGGTCATTGACCACCTGATTGTGGGCTATTGCTTAAACAAACAAAAACATCATTTCCTGAGTTTTCGGCAGGAAGGATTCATGTCAATATCAAAACAACAAGCCGCCTAAGGAGGTGAATTATGGGTGCTGAATTTAACTATTACACCTACAGAGGAAGTAAATCTGAACTTTTAGAACATCATCGAGAATTGCAAGTAGAAGAGTGTGAGCAATACGGGAATGATACATATGCTGGGCACATTGGAATCATGCCCTTGGGTGTTGAATTCGTAGAAATTAAACCGTTCGCTTCTGAAGCGGAGGCACGTGATTATCTTGAGGCTGAGCACTGCAAGTGGGATAGGGCAATGGCCATACCATTCGTAGGTGAGGGCAATATATTTGATAAGGCTTCTCAAAAGATCATGGATCAATGCTGTAAAGCTAAGCGTGAACTTGTGACTTTAGAAGCTGATTTACTACTCAAAATTCGTAGAACTAAATCCAAGACAATTGGCTGTAAGAAATGTGGCAGTTCCATAAGTAGACTGTACATCACAAATACGGACTGCCCAGTTTGTGGGAAGCGCGAATCTTTTTACAGCAAGACTCAAATGGATCGTATCAAGCGTAAGCGTGAGAAGTTCAAGAGCCTCAAGTCAAAACCATTAAGAAGAACGAAAGTTCAAGTCATTCACTTAGTGGGAGGTGTCCCTCATGACCTGTAATAACTCAGCTCTTTTAGCTTCCTTCATTTTAATACTTCGTAAAATCATGGTTGAGCAAACTACGATTGACGAGGTCGTGAGGGCTGTGCTGAAGATGTCTGAACCTGAGATGACTATTGTCATTGATGAGGATGAAGAAATTAGAGTCATCACTGAGTTATTGAGTAGTGAAGCCATTCTTATCTTTGATAGATGGCAGCAAGAAGCGCTGATCCATTATAAAAAAAGTTGTATGAAATCACAAGTGAATCATACAAAAACCAACAAGAAACAAAAGGAGAATACTATGAAAAATCCAAAATGTCCGGGCTGTTCTAAACACATGAAGATTTTGCCTAAAAACGAACCCGAATTTAAGAAATGGGGTGGTCGTCTGTGTGGGACGGCAGGCATTTTTCGCGTCTTAAATAACGTAAAACCCTTAAGCCCAATTCTAGGTGTCGTTGGCCACGCCGCATTATCAGGAGCGTCTTTTTACTTAGCAGGTAGAGAGCTCGGTAAACGTGCAGGTCAGTATGTTGACTCTCATCTCGACAATCGCTTCGTATGCTACACCTGTAATATCATCAAGGGTGATTGTGAGAACAAAGTTGAACCCATGGGTTCTGAGGCCTTAGCTGATGAAACAGAGACGGGAAAGACTGCGTAGGAGGGGATGCTATGAAAAAGAATTGCGTATGTCCTATTTGCTCAAGGCGTTTACACGCTATGGAAAGAGTTAAGGCTCAATCTAGTTTGAGAAATTCAGGCTTAAAATCTAGGATTGATTCTTTCCTCACATTACTTAGTGGCGCTGATGAAAATAAATGGATCTGCGTCCATTGCCGAAAGGTATTTACTCTATAAAAGATAAGTCAGATAGAAAACTAAAAGACTCTTTGACTTTAAAGGTCATGAGTTATATTGAACGACATAATTTTAGATTCTATCTAATGATTTTCGTTCCGGAAGAAATCGACCAAATTTATACACACGGACGAAAACAAGAGATAGGTCACGCCCCAATTTAGGGCGTGACTTGTTTTGCGTGTACTCGTGTGTGGGTTCTTGGTCGAACCTCTTCTGGGCTACATAAGAAGCAAGCCACGCTCTTTTTCTTTGGGATGAGGGGCTGGTTTTTAATAAAAAAACCAGAAGGAAAGTTAAAATGAATACAAATAACATAATAAAACACTCGTTGAAAGCAGTCATGCTCTTTGGACTATTGGTTTCATTGCTGACAAGTTGTGGTGATTCTAATGTAACATTGGTCAAGGATGGAACAATGAATAGCTATCCTCAAGGGACTATAGGTAATGTTCTAGATGCTAATTTTGATTCTACAGATTGGTCGAGTGAAGAAAAGGGGGGGAAGACTTTTGTGAACTTCAGCGGTGAGATAAGTGAAGGTCTTCGCGCTAAAGCTCTGGCAAAAGATTACCCTAAAGGGGTTGAAACGCATAAGAATATCCGAGAAAGTATTGTACGAAGCAACATGTCTCAGAAATTCATGGAAGAGCTAAAGATTCTTCAAGCCAATCGACCTCAAGTAGAGGGGATATCTCAAACTAAAAAGCTAGAAGCTGAACTTAATATTTTAAGATCTAAGCTAAAAGAGGTATCAGAGAAGCTATACTTTGTAAGAACAAATGAACTCCCTCAATCATTGAACGGAAATAACCCTAAATACGAAGCGCAAAAAGCTGTGTATGATAAAAAGCTTAAACCTATGGAGCTTGAAGTTCAAAGAATGAAAGAGAAGAGTAGTGAATTAAATCAGAAGTTGTATGATTTAAGAAGAGCGATGCAAAAAGAAGGTCAAAATCTCGGGAAAGAATTCCGTTTAGCACAAGAAGTTTTAGTGAAAAACCTCTTTGCAGAATACCTAGAAACAGGTTTTTATAAAGAGGGAGAAATAATTTCATTAAAATGGGTTGTTCATCCAAACGATGAAAGTTTTGAGTTAATTGAATTCTCATCCGATACAGTAGCAACAAGTAGTTCAATTTTCAGAGTGGCTTTCTCTGACTAATTGACTAAAAAAGGAAGGCAATCATCATTGGTTGTCTTTTTTTAGTTTTTGATATAAAGCAAAACTCTTTCTATAAAACCCTTGATCTCGCGACATTTTCATGATGCTCCTAGTTCTCATTTCAAGCTGTCAGCACATCTCTATAGGCAAGGGCATAATGCCCTGCTAAGCATAAAAAATTTCAACTTCAGGAGCTACATGAAAATCGTGTTTTGTAATTGAGCGATTGACTGTTAATTGTGAAAGACGTCTTACACGACCAATAGCTGTGTAGGTAAGGCCATTATATTTCATTTCGGTAGCTAACTCAATATGGACAGGTCCGTCAAATTCCATACCTTGACTACGAGTGATGGTAATTGCATGAGCAAGGGCAATTGGGAATTGTTGAACTTGAGCTTCATTATTGATATTGTCTTTATAATAATAACGTTTAACTGCAACATCGTCACCTCTGTCCAAAGAAACAATGATTGTTGAAGATGAGACTTTTTTAACAATACCTGTATCTCCATTAACGTATTTATATTGACCTTCTCTATTTTTTACATTAGCTGTGATCAATACCTTGGAACCAATTTTTAAATTAATGATTCGGTCAACCTCTTGTTCCTCGTAATTGAACTTACCATTATTCTCAATAGCCTTAAGCGTGATGGTGGAGCCTTTAAGTATTTTTTCTTTAGCTTCGTTAATTCGTTTCACTTGCTTACGTGTAGCACAGAGGCAGATGGCATTATCAGGAGGCGTTGAACTTTCTCGCACTTTCTCGTTAAAGAACTTGATGGGGTCAAGGCTGAACCCTGGGCCAACTTGCATCACTTTTAATGTTTTCTCTCGAAAGCATTTAAGTAAATGTTTTTCGTAAGGGCAAATTTGTCGATAGTTTTGGATTAGTTCAATTCTTTTAAATCTAGCTGAAATCCAAGAAGCACTATGGAAAGGGAAAAGAGATCCGTAATGCTTATAATATTCTCTATATTCTGTAGGGCTAAGAATTGCGGAACCCTGAGCCATATCACCTACCATAATGATCTGAACACCACCAAAAGGTTTTTGTGGATCTTGTAGTTGTCTAAGCCTTCTGTCAACGTGTAACAGGGTGTCTGGTCTTATACGACTTGATTCATCAAAAATTAGTATTTCGATTGAAGAAAGGAATCGTTCTTGCTCTACTGATAACTTAGGGAGGACTTGATCAGGTTTTAGTATTTCCAATGGTAATGCAAAGGCGCTGTGGATTGTGATTCCACCAACTAGTCGTGCTGCTGACGCTGACGGAGAAACAATTAATGTTTTTCTCTTAGTAAGAGCTATCGCTTCTTTGATGATACGAGATTTACCTGTTCCTCCAGGGCCGTCAATATTAACGCTAATACCTTCAAGGATCATAGACAAAGCTATCAGTTGTTCTTTGTTAAATCGTTCTCCGAACATAAGAGATAAGGCTTCAGTTGAAGGTTCGTGGATCTCAGTCTTCTTGGGAAGAGAGGACGTGCTCCAGCAATTGTTATTTTTATCAAAACAGTCTGAGGTTCTTGATTTCGCAAGGTAGAGGGATTGCCTAATCGCGGAGTTTAGGAAGAAGAGGAAATCTTTTGATGGATAGCTTAAGCCGTTTTCTTTATCTTCCTTGGTGAGGTAGTTGTATTGGTCTAGGCGTATTCCGTTTTCTTCATTATGACTTCTGTAGCTAACTAAGCCATTATTGTAGAACTTAATTCCTTTTTTCTTGTCTTCTTCTGTTACGGGATCAAAGAAATTATTCCAGATTCTTTTAGCAGTAAGTACAGCTGATTTCTTATTGTTTACTTTCTGTCCGTCTAGGAGAATGAAGAGGTGATAGTGGCCGTGATCACTAGAGTCTTTTTCTCGCTTCCACGCATAGATGATTTCGCCGTAGGGGCTGAAGGTAC harbors:
- a CDS encoding DNA polymerase III subunit beta: MIQFKYNELQQIKTNFARVLSKSSNKFLSQVCVEIFAKGFQLTATNLSETLVYRSKEQGGTPSEFLISPETLKRIVAGMKRGDSVVLRYEEEKLQVKFSNGMSLSYLTIDSVNYPETLSELKSTEGLDASDLIVNYRRAYNTASTDPAKDVLNSIFFDSEAHKLVATDGRRLLNIKTELQVKQDTLIPLTKVLKVSKIFEEESLIKVDHKTIQIANSSWLYQCQQVEGGYPNWRTVVPESYESTIDLSGCELAFFCDTIRQLQSDKGEHSLHWHDNKLIFAVNDESGQRAASIVGAQSNDSPKSFAVDPNFLLDALIAAHGDVQIHLTDASSPICISSSNTQSVIMPKRGSDFKVIKAHIQEKYGAPKAKETSTKTIQQKENPIMNENTEVSAIEEINQTIEHLLEIQAEAKSKADEAHKLIRDSQAGLKSLARQLKAYEKDTLKKLKEYQQTQVLISKLQKVAA
- a CDS encoding type I restriction-modification system subunit M codes for the protein MITGEIKNKIDRIWDVFWEGGLSNPLTVVEQLTYLLFIKGLDELQSTKEATASMLDLPVDAPVYSDDQRELRWSAFKELEAQQMFSLFTRVDDSNPGIFQFIKNLHGDNDSAFSRYMTDALFQVQSPKMLQRVVEMLDEIPMQDRDTKGDIYEYLLSKIATSGTLGQFRTPRHIIDLMVDLMRPTPQDTIIDPASGSCGFLVSANNYLRNNHKEIFTDGALNHHFNNEMFYGHDMDSTMLRIGAMNMMLHGVENPNIDRRDSLGEENKDENSYSLILANPPFKGALDFEACSKSLLAMCKTKKTELLFLALMIRSLKLGGRCAVIVPDGVLFGSSKAHKQIREQLVEKQNLEGVISMPSGVFKPYAGVSTAILLFTKTDEGGTDKVWFYDMKNDGFSLDDKRAPIEGSDLPDIIKSFHERNNGQDGQSRTAQSFFVPKEEIIENGYDLSINRYKEIVYEEVQYDEPEIILDRIDSLEKDIVAGVSELREMVKNK
- a CDS encoding JAB domain-containing protein, whose product is MQPELIKFPVKEHWAYEVKAVRQPVPGLKPVQANQPEAVFDFLKTIGVADEAQEVFIVLVLNTKNFITGYCEVSRGLVDRTHVACREVFRPALINGASKIIVVHNHPSGVLTPSHQDRTITNNLQEAGELLGVEVIDHLIVGYCLNKQKHHFLSFRQEGFMSISKQQAA
- a CDS encoding YagK/YfjJ domain-containing protein; translation: MKKNHKLFIFGNVIFQLFIKALSRKRNIFIRLDLKFPANEILYNEQGLLNQFLKDFRQYMIRQYYKKELKAYSKKMSTFSPYGEIIYAWKREKDSSDHGHYHLFILLDGQKVNNKKSAVLTAKRIWNNFFDPVTEEDKKKGIKFYNNGLVSYRSHNEENGIRLDQYNYLTKEDKENGLSYPSKDFLFFLNSAIRQSLYLAKSRTSDCFDKNNNCWSTSSLPKKTEIHEPSTEALSLMFGERFNKEQLIALSMILEGISVNIDGPGGTGKSRIIKEAIALTKRKTLIVSPSASAARLVGGITIHSAFALPLEILKPDQVLPKLSVEQERFLSSIEILIFDESSRIRPDTLLHVDRRLRQLQDPQKPFGGVQIIMVGDMAQGSAILSPTEYREYYKHYGSLFPFHSASWISARFKRIELIQNYRQICPYEKHLLKCFREKTLKVMQVGPGFSLDPIKFFNEKVRESSTPPDNAICLCATRKQVKRINEAKEKILKGSTITLKAIENNGKFNYEEQEVDRIINLKIGSKVLITANVKNREGQYKYVNGDTGIVKKVSSSTIIVSLDRGDDVAVKRYYYKDNINNEAQVQQFPIALAHAITITRSQGMEFDGPVHIELATEMKYNGLTYTAIGRVRRLSQLTVNRSITKHDFHVAPEVEIFYA
- a CDS encoding DUF2787 family protein — its product is MNIQNLLLPMNKKLNEILAAIIIDNDLGRTAFTLNFRDPSYSADSGGFHTVELRVNEQELIQYITDFAYVGHGPYAELVKEIDFGFQHKRFTHIGRNYPIAHGAELFKIWQKNFVAYYNMGIYDLEVNSS
- a CDS encoding RecB family exonuclease yields the protein MNTELNFAELRKDPHWSFSALNSILNICSMQYAFGRIYKEIPEFVPMNLVFGKAFHRGASYLYNLHKDMQEPEENELNDFFAHALQTEVNDSRFDVPLAEGKEIDDYILKGQEMLQALAENLDPDDEVVDTDVPFRVNLPGSKPLIGEFDAVVENKGRIIIVDFKTSASKWPAIKCHKDLQATAYLYALRQGIDSRESLFRYDVITKAKTPTVTRYMTNRTQTDFNRFIQLVHMADRVVEQEMYYPHETSFACGGCQYSGACTSWQTCQAGKAQQVA
- a CDS encoding HEAT repeat domain-containing protein; the encoded protein is MSQFNEKYKSDPRSSREIIQLYRSEIEDDDSSTSLATVHYRSSQEEFDLGLEYCQSEDRWDRATGADVLAQLDWEKKAFYKETVDVLLSLLSDENTEVLYCATVGLGHRHDARAIPDLLKLVDHESEDVRYGVVHGLSRYEDPGAIAALITLSKDSDEDIRNWAIFGLGSQIETDTPEIRQALFEALDEPHDEARGEALVGLAERGDERVVSALLEEWQLDSVGILSLEAAELIADPRLNETLIDLQKSLNLDDDARMEAQLERSLKACAQK